The sequence CCGGTCTTCGGTGTCATGCCGAGGAGCGAGGGGGCGAGGGGTGCCCCGTTTTCGGCGGCGGCGGGCGTCCTCAACTCGGACGTCGTTCCGCGCGGTGGAGGCGGCGCTTTGCGCTCAGGGACGGTGGTTTCGGGTGTGACCGCGCGAGAACGCCGACCCTCGAACATGAGTATCCTCCCCGCCGCCGAAAACGGGACACCCCCTCGCTCCCTTGTGGCGAAAGGCCGAGCCGCGCGACTTCTGGAAGGGATCACGCTTCCAGGAGACTAGGGCTCGAGGCCACAAAACGCCGAAGGGCGCCCGAAGTGGGCGCCCTCCAGGGGACCGCGGCGCTGCCGGCGCTACGAGCGCGCGTCGTCGCGGCGGCGGCGACGCGCCACGGCTCCGACGAACAGCCCGAGCACCATGCTCAGCACGGCGCTGCTACCGAGCGTCGACGCGGGGGTGGCCGCGCAGCCACCGGGGTCTTCTGCCGCGGGCGGCGTCACGCCGGGGTCCACCGGGACACCCGAGTCGGTGCCCGGATCGGGCGGCGGCGGGGGCGCCGAGTCCGGGACGCTCGCGTCGACGGGCGGGGCCGCGTCGGGCTTGCCCGAGTCGGCGCCCGCGTCGGGCACGGGGATCGGCGTGCAGGTGCCGGGCTTCAGGTCCACCGACGAGCACTTCTCGCCGGTCGGGCAGCCATTCCCCACCGTGGTGTCGCCGCGGCAACCCGCCTTGCACTTGAGCGTGCCCGCGTCGCAGATCTTGCCGCTGGTCTTGGTGCCGCAGTCGGCGTCGGTGTCGCAGTCGTCCGTGCAGCGGCCGGTGCCCACGTCGCAGCGCGGGGTCGTGCCCCCGCAGTCGGCGGCGGCGGTGCAGCGGCCGCAGCTGCCCGACTTGGCGCCGGCGGTGAAGCAGGTGGGGTTCGCCGGGGGGCAGGCGGGCATCATGCCGGAGCCGTCGTTGCCCGCGCACGCCTTGCAGGTCTTGAACGCGGAGCCCGCGACGTCGACGCAGAACGGCGAGTTGGCGGTGCACGGGGACGCCCCCGCGCTGCCGAAGTCGCCGGAGCACGCGCTCGCGCACGAGCCCTTGTTCGCGCCGGCGGTCTCGCAGATCGGCGCGGCCGCGGTGGGGCACGGTCGCGTCGCGCCCGCCTGACCGTTGTTCCCGTTGCAATCCATGCACTTGGCGTTGCTCGCCGCGTCGCCCCCTGCGCAGACCGGCGTGTTCCCCGCGCACGCCGCGTGCGACGCGGTGTCGGCCGGCGGCGTGGCGCCGCACGCCCCCATGGTGAGCTGGACGTCGTCGAAGTCCACGGGCGGCAAGCTGCCGTCGGAGACGCTGCAGCCGCCTGAGCCGCAGAAGTTCACGAACTTGATCTGCGCGTGGGTGCGCCCCGCGGGGATCGTGAAGGTCTTCCCGGTCCACCGCCACTGCGTGTCGTTCGTGATCGGGTTCGACGCGACCCCGTTGCACGCCGAGCCGCCGCCGTTCGTGAAGCCGCCGGAGCTCAGCAGCCAGCACTCGGTGTCGGTCGAGGAGGTCGGGCTCACGAGGCCCGCGGCGCCCGTGTACACCACGCCCATGAACGGCTGCCCACCGGCGGCGGCGCGCGTCCACGCGCTGAGGCAGTACTCCTGCCCGGCGGTTACGGCCATCACGTTGGCGCCGATGCCGAACACGCGGCCGCCGGAGACCCCGTTGGTCTCGCGGACGTACTTGCCGGCGCACGCGGCGCCCGGGCCGTCGTCCGCGACGGAGCTGCGCACCACGATGGGCTGACCCGGCGTCGAGTAGGTGTTCGAGGCCGTCGACGAGGAGCTTCGCCACTTCGCCGCGTCGGCGCCGAGCTCCCAGCTCTCCTTCACTTGCGCGTGCGCGACGGCGGGGAGCGAGGCCACGGCACTGAGCGCGAGCCCGACGAGGAGCGGGGTGAGCGTCGAGGGACGGTTCTTCAACGTGAGGTTTTTCATGGCTCTCCGGCGGGGTGTGCGGTCGTAAGGAAGCGCGCCTGCGCGCGTGACACCGCAGAATAGCGCAACCCATCCGCGGGGGCAGGGAGAAATCGGGGTGTGCGTTGGAGCGCGCAGACGTCGACGAAGCACGGTACAATGCCGCCCACGATGCGCACCCTCCTCGCTGCCGATCCGAAGCCGGCGACCCCTCGCCGCAGCTCGCGGTCTCTTGCCATGGGGCTCTTCTCCGCGTGGGTATTCGCCGCCGGCTGCGCCGGGCAGAAGGCTCGCCCGGTCGAGATGGTGCCGATCGGCACGAACGCGCCGGCCCTCGACGGGGAGGCCTACCCGACCAACAAGCCGCCGCCGGTGGCCGACAACGGGCAGCCGAAGGGCTGCGCCGTGAACGACGTCGAGGAGATCGCCGAGTGGCTGAAGAACGACAAGTGCAAGATCCCCGCTTCGGAGGTCGAGCGCACGTCGGGGCTCAGCGAGAAGCTCGAGTGGAAGCTCACGGCCTCCACCAACGAGATCGTCGCCGGCGGGCGCGTCGATTTGATGCTCACGCTGAAGAACAAGTCGAGCGAGAGCGTGGCGCTCGTCTTCAACGTCGACGGTCCGAGCTTCACGACCCAGTCGTTCGACCCGAAGGGCAAGCGCATCGGCGAGCCCTCCGGCAAGCCCAAGCCGCCGACGGGCGTCACCCTGGAGGAGACGACCCGCACCGTGCGCCTCAACGTCAGCTCCGGCGCCACGCTGAAGACGAAGCTCTTCTGGGACGCGGTGAAGCTGAAGTGGGCGCCCGAGAAGATCGAGGGGTCGTTCGTGACTCCGGGCACCTTCCCCGCGGTCCCGGCCGGCAACTTGAAGCCCGGCACCTACACCGTGCGGCTCGCGACCTCGCTGAACGGCGTCTCCGACGACTCGCTGCCCAAGCTCAGCATGGTCGTCACGAAGGACTAGAGCGCCGAACCGCTTGATTCGGTCGGCTTCTCGCCGATTTACGTCGCCGTACTTCGTTGCTCCTCCTCGCCTAGCAGCCGCCCGCGGCTCGGGCGGAGATCGGCGAAAACGGGAATTGTAGCGAGCGGTTGAGCGTGCCCTGGACGCTCCGTTCTACACGCGGCGAGGCCCGCCCCGGGGAGGGACGGGCCTCGGGCGACCTGCGTCTGTCGCGTGAGCGCGCGGGTGCTTGGGCTCAGCGCCGGTGGCCGCCGGCTTGACCATGACGGTTCGCGCCTGCGGGCCGCAGCGCGCGCGCCGTCTCGCGCACCTTCTTGGCCTCTTCCTTGGTGACGACGTTGTCCGCCACGGCCTTGGCGACCTCCGCGTTCACCGTGGCGACCGCCGCGTTGAAGCGGTCGCGGGCCGCGCGCTGCTTGTCGGCCGGGAGGCTCGCGATGCGCTCCTCGAGGCGCTGCCTCGCCTTCACCATTCGCTGGTCGACCCTCGCCTTGAACTGCGCGCCCGGCATCGGGAACTTCTTCTCGTGGTTGCCGTCCTTGCGGGCCTCGCGGGCCGCCGCGTTCGCGTGAGGAGCGCCTTCTTGCGTCGGGCGCGCGCTCTCGGCCGAGGCCGCGGTGGCGAAGGTGAGGGCGAGCGAGAGGGCGGCGGCGAACGTCGTGAGAAATCGCATGGTGGGCTCCTTCGGGCGACCGGCAGGCGGGGTTTGGTGCAGGGTGCCTTGCTCGGTCTTGGCGAGTAGACGACCGGCGATCGCGGAAGCTTCGGAGATTCAGCCTTCTTTACAGAGGCGGCGGGCCGTCGGCGGGCGCCACCTCGGGGCACCGCGCGGCGCCGGGCCGACGCGGGAGGATGAGCGCGCGCTCGGGCGCGGCGTGGGCCGCGACGAGCGCGAAATGCTCGTACGCACACGGCACCACGCGGATGGCGGGGGCGCCCGCCGCGCGCAAGCGCTCGCCCTCGGACACCTGCTGGGCCCGGCTCGTTTCGCCCCCACCCGGGGGATGGGCGAGCCGCGACAGGGCGAGCAACCCCGCGGCTCCCGCGAGCAGGGCGGCGCCGCGACGGAGCCGCTGGGAGCCGGAGGCGAAGAGCTCGGCGACGCCCACGGGCACGAGCAGGAACGCGACGGGCAGGAGCGCGCGCTCGGCGTGGTGCGTCGGCGCGCCGTCGCGGAGGTTGCCGTACACCAGGAACGCGACCACGGCGGTCGCCGCGAGCGCGCACGCGACCGACGCGGTCGCAAACGGCGCCGGCGTCGAAAGCGTCACCGACGAGCGCCGCCCGCGCCAGCGCGCCGCGGACGCGAACGCGACGAGCGCCCCGAGCGCGGAGGTCTCCGGCAGATGAACGAGCAGGAGCCCGGGGTACGCCCACACGCGCTCGAGCACCCCGAGCTGCGGGCCGCCGAGCGCGCGCTTGTAGCCCGCCACACGCGCTACGAAGTGCGTGGCCGAGCCGTGCGAGGCCTGGTTCCACGCCATCCACCCGAACGGTCCCGCCAGCGCGAGGAGAGCGCCCGCGGCGACGGCTGCGCGCTGGCCCCCCGCGGCGGACCTCGCCGAACGCGCGAGCAGCGCCGCGACCACGACGGCCGCGGGCCACGCCTCGTAGCGGGAGAGCGTCGCGGCGCACGTGAGGGCGCCCGCGGCGATCGCCGTGGCCCCCGAGGCGCGTGGCGCCGGCAGCGCCGCGAGGAGCACACCCGCGGCCAGGAACGCCGCTGTGGGGGCCTCGGGGACCGTCGCCGCGGTGGTCCATAAGGTCCACGGGAGGAGAAAGAGCGTCGCGAGCCCCACGACGCGGCTCCGGCGCGGCACCTCCGAGGCGACGAGCGCGCCATGCAGCGCGACGCCCGCGACGATCGAGAGCGCGATCGACGCGAGCCTCGCGGTCGCGAGGGAGCGCCCGAGCAAGGTCATGGTGGCGCCCATGACCCAGAAGGGGAACGGGAGCCAGCTCGTCCCGCTGGGGTCGAGCCGCGGCGCCGCGACCCACTGCTCAGCGATGACCACGCGCGCGTAGTCGTCGTCGGAGATGGCGCGGAAGCCGGTCGCGAGCACGCCCAGGGTCGCGACCGTTCGGACGCCCGCGACCCCAACGAGCTCGAGCCACAGCTCGGGTCGGCTCACGTCCCGATGGCCTCCGCGCACCAGGCTCACGCGAGGCGTGTCGTTGGCGGAGGGGATCAGTTGGAGGGCGCGGGGGCCGGCGCCGAGGGGGCCGCCGAGGCCGGCGTCGGCGCCGAGTCCTTCCCGCGGGCGAAGCCACGATCATCGCGCTTCTTGTTCTCCGCGGCCTGGCGGTCCTTCAGCGCGTGGTCTCCCGAGGACGACAGGTACGCGAGCGACACGCTCGTCGTGAAGAAGATGACCGCGCAGATGCCGGTGCCGCGCGTGAGGAAGTTGCCGGCGCCACGCCCGCCGAAGACCTGAGCCGCGCCGCCGCCGCCGCCGAGGGCCGCGCCCATGCCGCCGCCCTTGCCCTGCTGAACGAGGATGAACAGCACGAGGAAGACACAAACCAACACGTGGATAATGCTGAGGAAAGTGTTCACTAAAAGAGTTCTCGAGGACTGTCGCGGGGGGTGGGGCGGGGTACCGGAGGCGAGGGAGGTCTAGCCCTGGCCCCGAGCGGCGATGCCTTCTGCCGCTCGGGCGATAGCACCGAACGACGCCACGTCCAAGCTCGCACCGCCGATGAGGCCGCCGTCGATGTTGGGGCACGTGAGCAGCGCCTCGGCGTTGTCGGGCTTGAGCGACCCACCGTAGAGGATGCGCGTGCGATCGGAGAGCTCGGCGCTCACGCCCGCCAGCTGCGCGCGGATCGCCGCGTGCACCTCCTCCGCCTCGGCGGGGCCCGCGACCTTGCCCGTGCCGATCGCCCACACCGGCTCGTAGGCGATGGCGACGGGCAGGCTCGCGCCCTGGAGCGCCGACAGCACGGCGGCGACCTGCCGGCTCACGACCGCGAGGGTCTCGTGGGTCTCACGCTCGGCGAGGGTCTCGCCCACGCACACGATCGGCGAGAGGCCCGCCGCGAGGGCCGCGGCGGTCTTGCTGGCCACTCCCTCGTCGGTCTCGCCGAACAGCTGGCGACGCTCCGAGTGCCCGAGGATGACCCACCCGCAGCCCGCGTCCGCGAGCATCGCCGGGGAGATCTCCCCCGTGTAGGCGCCCTTGTCCTTCTCGTGGACGTTCTGGGCGGCCAGGAGCACGCCCGTGCCCTCGCACTCGTGGGCGATCGCCGCGAGCACCGTGAACGGCGGCGCGACGAGCAGCTCCACGTGGGGCACCGCCTTCGCGAGGAGCCCGCACTCTGCGGCGAGGGTGATACCGCTCGCGCCTCCGTGGTGCATCTTCCAGTTGCCTGCAATGAGGGCGGTGCGCTTCGGGTTCATCGGTGCCTTGGTCTGTGCGTCGGGTGCGAGCGGGCGCGGGGCGGTGCGCGAGTGCGCCCCCCTGCGTGAATGCGTGAATGCGTGAATGCGTGAATGCGTGAATGCGTGAATGCGTGAATGCTAGATGTCTAGAGCTGCAGATGCCTGTCGAGGGGCTAGCTCGCGCTCTCGGCGACGCGGAGCGCCTCGATGCCGGGGAGCCGCTTTCCTTCGATGAGCTCGAGGGAGGCGCCGCCGCCCGTCGAGATGTGCGACATCTTCTCGGCGATGCCGTCGCCAGCTGCGTAGACGGCCGCGGCGCTGTCGCCGCCGCCGACCACCGTGAACGCCCCGCACTCGGCCATCGCGCGCGCGAGGCCGAAGGTGCCGCCGGAGAACGGCGCCTTCTCGAACAGGCCCATGGGGCCGTTCCAGAAGACCGACTTCGCGCCAGAGAGCGCCGCGGCGAACCGCGCGAGGCTGCTCGGGCCGATGTCGAGCGCCATGTGGTGCTCGGGCACGGCGTCGGCCGAGACGACGTCGCCGCGCGACGCCTCCACGCTCTGCGCGACCACGAGGTCGTCGGGCAGGAGCAGCGTGACCTGCTTGCTCTTCGCGCGGTCGATGAGCGAGCGCGCGAGGGAGAGCTTGTCGGCCTCGATCTTCGAGGCCTGGAGGTTCTTCCCCTGCGCCGCGAGGAAAGTGTTCGCCATCGCGCCGCCGATGACGAGCGTGGACACCTTGTCGAGCAGCGCCTCGACCACGGCGATCTTGTCGGACACCTTCGCGCCGCCGAGGACGGCCACGTACGGCCTGTCCGGGGCGGTGGTGAGCTTGCCCAGCGCTGCGATTTCGCGCTCGAGCAGGAAGCCGCAGCCGCGGTCGCGGAAGTGTTTCGCGATGCCAGCGACGCTCGCGTGCGCGCGGTGGACCGCGCCGAACGCGTCGTCGACGTACACGTCCGCGAGCTCCGCGAGCTTCTGCGCGAACACCTCGTCGTTCTTCTCCTCCTCCGGGTGGAAGCGGAGGTTCTCGAGCAGGCAGACTTGGCCGGCGCGGAGGTCGTGCACGACCTTCTTTGGGGCGTCGCCGACGCAGTCGTCCGGCAGGTGCACCTCCACGCCGAGCAGCTCCGCGAGGCGCACGCCGCAGGGCTCGAGCGAGAGGCCCGCGGTCTTGCCGGGCTTCGGGCGCCCGAGGTGGCTCGCGAGCACGACCCGGGCCCCGCGCTCGAGCGCGTGCTTGATGCTGGGCAGCGCCTCGCGGATGCGAGAGTCGTCGGTGATGACGCCGTCCTCGAGCGGGACGTTGAAGTCCACGCGCATGAACACGGTCTTGTTCTCGAGGGGGAGATCCTTGATGGACTTGATGCCTGCGAGCGGGCTCATGGCGCGACCTCAGTGGGCGCCGAGGCGCCGTAATTCGTTGAAACTATTCATCTAGACGGCACCACGGGCGAGGCCGCAGCCTCGCCCGGTGAGCCACGCGCCGCGCTCAGAGCTTCTTCGCGACGAGCTGCGAGAGATCGATCATGCGGTTCGAGAAGCCCCACTCGTTGTCGTACCAGGCCATGACCTTGCCGAAGGTCTCGCCGATCACCTGCGTGGTCGTGGCGTCGAAGATGCTCGAGCGCGGATCGCCGATGTAGTCGCTCGAGACGAGCGGCTCCTCGGTGTAGCCGAGGATCCCGGCGAGCGGGCCCTCCGCCGCCGCCTTCATCGCCGCGTGGATCGCGTCCTTGGTCATCGGCCGCTCCGTGATGAAGCTGAGGTCGACGACGGACACGTCCATGGTGGGGACGCGCATCGCCTGGCCGTCGAACTTACCCTTCAGCTCTGGGAGCACCTCGGCGAGCGCCTTCGCGGCGCCCGTCGACGAAGGGATCATGTTCTGCGCGGCGGCGCGCGCGCGGCGCAGATCGCCCTTGCGATGGGGGATGTCGAGCACCGCCTGGTCGTTCGTGTACGAGTGGATGGTGGTCATGAGGCCGTGCTTGATGCCGAACTCCGCGTGGAGGATCTTCGCCACCGGGGCGAGGCAGTTCGTGGTGCAGGAGCCGTTCGAGAGCAGGTGGTGCTTCGCGCTGTCGTAGAGCTCCTCGTTCACTCCCATGACGATCGTGAGGTCGTGGCCCTTCGCGGGCGAAGAGATGAGCACCTTCTTGGCGCCGGCGTCGAAGTGGGCCTGCGCCTTCTCCTTGTCGGCGAAGAGGCCGGTGCACTCGAGCACGATGTCGACGCCGAGGTCCTTCCACGGGAGCTTGCTCGGGTCCTTCTCCGCGAGGATGCGCACGTCCTTGCCGGCCAGGGTGAGCTTCGCCTCGCCGGGGGTCGCCCGCGGCTCCGCGCGTCCGTGCACCGTGTCGTAGTTGTAGAGGTGCGCGAGCGTGGCTGGGTTCGTGAGATCGTTGATGGCGACGAGCTCGAGGTCCTCGATCTTGCGCTCGGTCAGCGCGCGAACGATGCAGCGACCGATGCGGCCGAACCCGTTGATGGCGATCTTCTTGGACATGACGATGAGCTCCTTCTGAGGGCCGGAAGGTAGCCAGTCCGCGCACGCACGGCAACCCTCACGAGGCCGTCCCCCGCACGTCCACCGGCGGTCTCGTGGGCGAAAAAACTGCGCGAGGCCGAGGGCCGCGGGGGCGGCGCTCGGCCTCGGGGAGGTCGACGTAACCGGAGGGCCTCCGGTCAGAGGCTTGGGACTAGGTGCTGGTCGCGGGCTTCGGGGGACCGCCGAAGATGCTCGCCGCCTTCCGCTTCTCTTTCGCCGCGCGGTCCTTGTCGGCGTAGGAGGGGATGATGACGCGCTCGCGCTGGGGCAGCTCGCGTCCTTCGTAGACCGCCTGGATTTCTTCGGCGTCGAGGGTCTCGCGCTCGACGAGGGCCTTGGCCAGCGCCTCGAGCTTCTCGCGCTGCTCGGTGAGGAGCGTGCGGACGCGGTCGTACTGCGCTTGGATGATGCGACGCACCTCCTGGTCGATCGAGACCGCGGTCTCCTCGGAGTAGTCCTGCTGGCGGCTGCCGTAGTCGCGACCGAGGAACACCTGCTCCTCCTTCTTCCCGTAGGCCAGCGGCCCGAGGCGCTCGCTCATGCCCCACTCGCACACCATGCGGCGGGCGAGCTCGGTGAGCTGCTCGATGTCGTTGCCGGCGCCCGCGGTGAGCTGGCCGAACACGACCTCCTCCGCGATGCGGCCGCCGAGCGCCGAGGCGATCTTCGCTTCGGCCTGGTCCTTCGAGAATGACAGCCGGTCGGCCTTCGGGAGGTACCAGGTGACGCCGAGCGCCGGCCCGCGCGGGATGATCGTGACCTTGTGGACCGGGTCGTGGTGGTTGATGCCGAGGGCCACGAGGGCGTGACCCGCCTCGTGCACGGCCGTCGCCCACTTCTCCTCGTCGCTGATGACCAAGGAGCGGCGCTCGGTGCCCATGAACACCTTGTCCTTCGCCATCTCGAAGTCGATCATCGAGAGGGCGTCCTTGTCTTGACGGGCCGCGAGCAGGGCGGCCTCGTTGACGAGGTTCTCGAGATCCGCGCCGGAGAAGCCCGGCGTGCCGCGCGCGATGACGTCGAGCTCCACGTCGGGGGCGAGGGGCGTCTTCTTCGCGTGGACGCGGAGGATGGCCTCGCGGCCGCGCACGTCGGGGCGGCTCACGGTGATGCGCCGGTCGAAGCGACCCGGGCGAAGGATGGCGGGGTCGAGCACGTCGGGCCGGTTGGTGGCCGCGATGATGATGACGCCCTCGTTCGCCTCGAAACCGTCCATCTCGACGAGCAGCTGGTTCAGCGTCTGCTCGCGCTCGTCGTGCCCGCCGCCGAGGCCCGCGCCGCGGTGCCGGCCGACGGCGTCGATCTCGTCGATGAAGATGATGCAGGGCGCGTGCTTCTTCCCTTGCTCGAAGAGGTCGCGCACGCGGCTCGCGCCGACGCCGACGAACATCTCGACGAAGTCGGAGCCGGAGATGCTGAAGAAGGGCACACCCGCTTCGCCGGCGATGGCCCGCGCGAGCAGGGTCTTGCCGGTGCCCGGCGGGCCGATCATGAGGACACCCTTCGGGATGCGGCCGCCCAAGCGCTGGAACTTCTTGGGATCCTTCAGGAAGGCGATGATCTCCTCGACCTCGTCTTTGGCCTCTTCGGCGCCCGCCACGTCGGCGAAGGTCACCTTGTTCTGTGAGTCGGAGAGCATGCGCGCCTTGCTCTTGCCGAAGCTCATCGCCTTCCCGCCGCCCGCCTGGAGCTGGCGCATGAACAGGAAGAACATGAACACGATGAGGACCATCGGGATCAGCGTGACGATGGTGCTCGACCAGAACGGCGAGCTGTCGTCCTTCTCGAAGTAGATCTTCGGGGCCGCGGCGTCTTTCGCGTCGGGCTTGAGCGTGGCGAGGAGCGCCTCGTCGGCGAGGGGGCCGGTTGTCGCCTTCTGGGCGACCCGCGGATCACCCTCGGTGAGCGTGTAGATGAACTCGCGGTCCTTGATGTGGATGTCCTTCACCTTGCCGGCGTGGACCTCGGACACGAACTCGCTGAAGGCGACGGCCTGCTTGCGCTCGGCGTTCCCGAGGAACTGCCAAATCGCGAGGAACATGAAGATGAGTACGACCCAGAGAAGAAGCGTCTTGTGCGATTGCTTCACGATGACCTCGGCCCTCGTCTGCGAGAGGAACGGTGAGAGTAGCGGCCCTTCGAGGCGGGGCGGGCCCCCCTCCGCGGCTGGCGAGGGGGAAGACTTCTTAGTATGGCGTGTGGCGGCGGACGGTACCCCAGATTCGGGGCTTTACAGTAGTTTACGCGACGAGCCGGAGACTTCGGGTTCGGGGTGGGGCGCCGGGGCGCTGCTGGCCGAGTGGATCGCCACGCGACCCGCCGAAGAATCATAGGTCGCCGAGCGCAAGTTGGGGAGCCGGAGGGCCATTTTTGTAGCGTCAGCCCCCGCGGCGGCACGCTTTTCCATGTGTGCGAGGGCCTCCCGATGGCGTCGCCCCAGGCCCTCGCGGCCTTCGGGAGGTGCCGCGAGCGAGGTGCGCAGAGGCGCGAGCTCATCGCATACGTCGCACACGTGCTCCACGAACCGAGGGTCCAGCGCCAGGAGGGCAGGCAGCACGTCGTGGCGGACGCGCGCGCGGGCGAACCTGCGATCGAGGTTGGACGGGTCCTCCGCCGAGGGGAGCCCGTGCCGGCTGAGGTGGGTGAGGACGTCGGCGCGCCTCGCCCGAATCAAGGGCCGAACGAGGCGGCCGTCTCGCGGCGGGAGCACCGCGAGGCCGCGGAGCCCGGCGCCACGCGCGAGGCGAAGGAGGAACGTCTCGGCGCGGTCGTCGGCGTGGTGGGCCGTGGCGACCAGCGCGTTCGGCCCGCCTCGCGCGTCGGCCTCGGCGAGCAGCGCCTCGTGCCGCGCGGCGCGCGCCCGCGCCTGGAGGTTCGCGCCAGTGGCGACGCTCACCTCGCGGACCGTGAAAGGCACCCCCAGCCCCTCGGCCACTCCCTGGGCGAGCGCGAGCTCTGCGGCGGCCGCGTGGCGCAGGCCGTGGTCTACGCCGCACGCCGTGAGTTGGAAGGGCGCGACGCGGCTGCCGCGCGCCTTGGCAAGGAGCGACAGGACGTGGAGCAGAGCGATCGAGTCGGGGCCGCCGCTCACCGCGCACACGATCACTGGCGCCCTGTCGGAGCCAGGCGTGTCCTCGAAGACCTCGGCGAGGGCACGCCGGGCGAGCGTCGTGAGGCTCGGCGCGTGCGATCCTCGGCTCATCGAGGGCCGGTGTCGCCTCGAGGGGGCTCTCTCCCCGGCCGGCGTCGGCGCAAGACAGCGAGGGTCTCCACGTGGCTCGTCTCGGGGAACATCTCGAAGGTCGTGAGCTCCGTGAGCTCGAACCGCGGCGCGAGGAGCGCGAGGTCGCGACCCAGGGTCGGCGGGTCGCACGAGACCATCACGATCCCCGTGACGGCCGATTTCGCCAAGGACGCGGCGGCCGCCCTCGCGCCGGTGCGCGGCGGATCGAGCACGGCGACGCGGGTCGCGGGGGACCACTTGTGGGCGTCGGCGTCGCCCTGCACCACGCGCGCCCTGAGCCCGCGCCGGGCGAGGTTCGCGCGCAGGGCGTCGCAGGCCGGGCCGTGCGCCTCGAGCGCGAGCAGGCCGGGGGCGAGGCGGGCTAGGAGCACGGTGAGGTTGCCCGAGCCCGCGTAGAGCTCGGTGAGGGCGCGTCCGTCGCCGGGGCACGAGGCCTGCGCGAGGAGGGCCTCGACGGCCCTCGTGACGGCGGTGGCGAGCGCGAGGTTGGTGTCCTCGTGCGCCTGGGCGAAGCCGCCGAGCGCGAGGTCGAGGGGCTCGCCGTCTGCGCCCCGCGCGACGGGGGTCGCCTGCCCCAGCTTCGCCGCCGCGCGCGCTCCGGGCGAGGCGATGGCGGCGCCCGCGAGGCTGCCGCGCGCGATGGCCGCGTCGAGCCGCGCGAACACGGCGGCCGGCAGCGGCTCACCGCGCCAGTCGAGGGTGAGCACCGGAGCGCGCTCGCCGCTCTGCGCGCGTCCGAGCGCGATGTGGGCCTCGCCGTCGCCGCTCGCTCCCTCGAGGAGGGCGGGGAGGGCGGCGCGGGCCGCGTCGAGCCTGGGGTCGAGCACGACGCACGCGTCGACCAGCACGGGCTCCCGAGTGCCCAGCGCGTGCATACCGCACGCCACACGGCCCCGCTTGGCCACGACGTGAAGCCGCGCGCGCGTTCGGTAGCCCGTGGAGCTCGGGGCGGCCACGGTCGAGGGCGAGTGGTGGGCGAGGGGCGCCGGGAGGCTCCCTCGGACGAACGCCCGGTGCGCCTCTTCCTGTGCGGCGCGCGTGAGGTGCATGAAGTCGCACGCCCCGCACGCCGCGAGGTGGCGGCACGGGATGTCGGCTGCGTCGCGGCGGTCGGGCGAGGCCGAGAGCACCCGCAGCACGCGCCCGCGCGCGGGACGGGGGGAGAAATCGACGACCGCCGAGAGCACGTCGCCGGTCGCGGCGCCAGGGACGAACACGGTCCGTCGCCGCCCCTCGCGCTCCACGTGGGCGACCCCGGCGCCGCCCGGAGCGAGCGCCTCGATGGTGAGCTCACACGGGACCGCGCCCGCGCCGCCTCGAGCGCGCGGTGGTCTCAGGGGGCGCACGCGAAGATGGCGTAGCCGCCGACCGGCTTGTTGATGTCGATGCGCCCGGCGGTGCTCCACGCGACCGCGACGCGGTTGCCCGAGGTCGCGACCGCCACCTTCCCGCCGTCGACCTTCGCGATCGACGGGATCCGGCTGTCGCGGAGGAACGACACCGCGTGGGGAGGCTCGAACGCGACCGGCGAGGTGGTGACGCGGTCGTAGGCGACCAGGGACACCTCCCCGCGCCGGAGCACGGCGATGAGCGCGCGATCGCCGCTGATCGCGATGTCGCCGG is a genomic window of Myxococcales bacterium containing:
- a CDS encoding class I SAM-dependent RNA methyltransferase — translated: MRPLRPPRARGGAGAVPCELTIEALAPGGAGVAHVEREGRRRTVFVPGAATGDVLSAVVDFSPRPARGRVLRVLSASPDRRDAADIPCRHLAACGACDFMHLTRAAQEEAHRAFVRGSLPAPLAHHSPSTVAAPSSTGYRTRARLHVVAKRGRVACGMHALGTREPVLVDACVVLDPRLDAARAALPALLEGASGDGEAHIALGRAQSGERAPVLTLDWRGEPLPAAVFARLDAAIARGSLAGAAIASPGARAAAKLGQATPVARGADGEPLDLALGGFAQAHEDTNLALATAVTRAVEALLAQASCPGDGRALTELYAGSGNLTVLLARLAPGLLALEAHGPACDALRANLARRGLRARVVQGDADAHKWSPATRVAVLDPPRTGARAAAASLAKSAVTGIVMVSCDPPTLGRDLALLAPRFELTELTTFEMFPETSHVETLAVLRRRRPGREPPRGDTGPR